One genomic window of Nicotiana sylvestris chromosome 10, ASM39365v2, whole genome shotgun sequence includes the following:
- the LOC138879103 gene encoding uncharacterized protein: MDLLVAGPECDCEETRPFIEQFRNLRLLQFLVNLNESYSHVRSQVLLKIPVLTVNQAYALVIQEESQRTLGVGESNNDALTMLAGKNQTLNQGFKAIGLICEFCGYKGHLKENYYKIIGYLPDFKSKKKVPIQGVKTYDNADTTEKGNASSPQSTQGTFFTEDQYKQLLNLLNKQNTGDCQSLMAGASHHITFHKEIMHDVKDCNAHNNIGVQVPTGNKCQITHTGNVSILDNQVLKDVLHVLDFKFNLLSVPKLTKELCCIAMFFPDFYIPEGLYNGKVMGIGKESCGLYLLQRRLMPAAKMVTNDANNSVLWHIRLGHPSINAMQHIQQLKNSVDSRVQHSCGICPLAKQSRLKFTSSSNNIVSSFQLVHVDVWGSYRIPTHDRKHYSITVVDNYSRVTWICLLQSKSEVMVVLKNFFLMVKNKFGVTVKTLRSDNGTEFFNSNCNELFFFIRNCSSEDVSFREDMFPFKNSKVDYVDLFPKQPKLVVQSAQPSIEQEPTSSLIDNGTQEQMTYTEDLTKTHEDHIDTVPRETFPIDADTSQANLDETPIPSQPSEPSPILSYQSYLRAFSACIEPNSFNEAVQDDRWIEAMNQEIQALEDNMTWELIELPKGKQGDLYEEVYMSSPQEFTKQGETKLIRKLLYLTITRPDISFAVQSLSQFMQRPKQSHLEAAFRVVRYLKGCPGLGVLLPADPLTNLTAYCDSNLASCPNTRRPVTGYVIKLGEGLIFRSPRNKHC, translated from the exons TTTTACAGTTTTTAGTTAATCTAAATGAAAGCTATAGTCATGTGAGAAGTCAGGTGTTACTCAAAATACCTGTTTTGACAGTTAATCAGGCATATGCCTTGGTCATACAAGAAGAGAGTCAGAGAACTCTTGGAGTAGGGGAGTCTAATAACGATGCTTTGACGATGCTAGCTGGAAAGAATCAAACACTCAATCAGGGATTTAAGGCAATAGGCTTGATTTGTGAATTCTGTGGGTATAAGGGTCACTTGAAAGAGAATTATTACAAAATTATAGGATATCTTCCGGATTTCAAGAGTAAGAAGAAAGTACCAATACAAGGAGTCAAGACTTATGATAATGCTGATACAACAGAAAAGGGGAATGCATCAAGCCCACAGTCCACACAAGGGACTTTCTTCACAGAGGATCAATACAAGCAGTTGTTGAACCTTCTAAACAAACAAAACACAGGTGACTGTCAATCACTTATGGCAG GAGCCTCACATCATATTACCTTTCATAAGGAGATTATGCATGATGTTAAGGATTGTAATGCACACAATAATATTGGAGTGCAAGTACCAACAGGGAATAAGTGTCAAATAACTCATACAGGAAATGTTTCTATATTGGATAACCAAGTTTTGAAGGATGTTTTACATGTTCTTGACTTTAAGTTCAACTTATTGTCTGTTCCAAAATTGACCAAGGAACTATGTTGTATTGCAATGTTCTTCCCTGACTTCTATATACCGGAGGGTCTTTACAATGGAAAGGTGATGGGGATTGGTAAGGAATCATGTGGATTATACCTTTTGCAGAGGAGATTAATGCCTGCAGCAAAAATGGTTACTAACGATGCAAATAATTCAGTTCTTTGGCACATAAGGCTAGGACATCCTTCAATAAATGCAATGCAGCATATTCAACAGTTAAAGAACTCAGTGGACAGCAGAGTACAACACAGCTGTGGTATATGCCCCTTGGCTAAGCAAAGCAGGCTAAAATTTACATCCAGTAGTAATAATATTGTTAGTAGTTTTCAACTTGTTCATGTAGATGTATGGGGATCTTATAGGATACCTACTCATGACAGGAAGCACTACTCTATTACAGTGGTAGATAATTACAGTAGAGTTACTTGGATATGTTTGTTACAATCAAAGAGTGAAGTAATGGTTGTCTTGAAGAATTTCTTTTTAATGGTCAAAAATAAGTTTGGGGTGACTGTTAAGACATTAAGATCTGACAATGGCACTGAATTCTTCAACTCTAATTGCaatgaattattttttttcattagGAATTGTTCATCAGA GGATGTTAGTTTTAGAGAAGATATGTTTCCATTCAAAAATTCTAAGGTGGATTATGTTGATTTATTTCCAAAGCAACCAAAATTGGTGGTACAATCTGCCCAGCCAAGCATTGAACAAGAACCAACAAGCAGCCTTATTGATAATGGCACTCAAGAACAAATGACATATACTGAAGATTTGACAAAAACTCATGAGGATCATATTGACACGGTCCCAAGAGAGACATTTCCAATAGATGCAGATACTTCACAAGCCAATTTAGATGAAACACCAATCCCTTCACAACCATCAGAACCATCACCAATCCTTTC ATATCAATCCTATTTGAGGGCTTTTTCAGCATGCATTGAACCAAACTCCTTTAATGAGGCAGTTCAAGATGATAGATGGATTGAAGCCATGAATCAGGAAATACAAGCACTTGAGGATAACATGACTTGGGAACTGATTGAATTGCCTAAAGGAAAGCAA GGAGATTTATATGAGGAAGTCTACATGAGTTCGCCTCAAGAGTTCACCAAACAGGGGGAGACCAAG TTGATTAGAAAGCTTCTTTATCTTACTATCACTAGGCCAGATATTAGCTTTGCAGTTCAGAGCTTGAGTCAGTTCATGCAAAGACCTAAACAATCACATTTGGAGGCAGCTTTTAGAGTGGTTAGATATCTCAAAGGGTGTCCTGGATTGGGTGTGTTGCTGCCTGCTGATCCTCTCACCAATCTGACTGCCTATTGTGATTCAAATTTGGCCTCTTGCCCTAACACAAGGAGGCCAGTCACTGGATATGTTATCAAGTTAGGAGAAGGACTCATTTTTAGAAGTCCAAGAAACAAACACTGTTAG
- the LOC138879104 gene encoding uncharacterized protein: MSLLTKKIDEMGTKQVHIMDTTNGVLCTPCINQSYVCSWSGENDNRGFTEDMNYVNNFGGQRQGGQRETTPTTLATPVTLEIDELAELTEVVIEQAQVDKGKEKEGEQLPEQRLAKQKKDDQYRKFMEMLRQIQLNIPLMDALREIPGNAKMMKDLMSRKFDFQDLSTVTLTQTYSAVVTRPMAQKVSDPGSFTVPCTIGSYAFAKTMCDLGANINLMPLAIYRKLAIGRARPTLILLQLADRTMKRLTGILDDVLVQVGKFVFPADFVILDCQVDEEIPIILGRPFLAIGRSLIDCEIGELKMRLNNEEIIFNVQQSMRRPSEFANCSLVEAVDVEKLLQVLQECKTAIGWTTTDIKCISPTFCMHKILLEEGHKPSREHQRRLNPNLKEVVKLVFEELKKRLVTASIIVAPNWEQPFEIISYLIGSKVIVYTDHAAIRKGTENQIADHLSRLEGAERKVEVEYITETFPDEQLLAVTMEETPWYTDIDNYLASVDYVSKWIEAVALPTNDAKGVTCFLKKHSFIRFGTPRAIISDGGTHFCNRAFARLLEKYGVRHKVTTPYHPQSSGQVEVSNREIKSVLTEIVNATRTDWAKKLDDALWAYHTSFKTPIGMSPYKLVFRKACHLPVKLEHKALWALLQLNLDIETAGTSRVIGLHELEELRLQTFESARLYKERMKLMHDKHILDRNFKPEELVLLYNSRLRLFTGKLKSRWSGPFRVVKMFLSGVVEIESEDGTNKFTVNGQRLKHYLGMAEEKGDIVVITLEEPQYANEE, encoded by the exons ATGAGCTTGCTGACAAAGAaaattgatgagatgggtacGAAACAGGTCCACATTATGGATACCACAAATGGAGTCTTGTGCACTCCTTGCATAAACCAGTCATATGTGTGCTCGTGGAGTGGAGAGAATGACAACCGGGGATTCACAGAAGACATGAATTATGTAAATAATTTTGGAGGTCAGAGGCAAGGTGGGCA GAGAGAGACAACGCCAACTACTCTAGCTACTCCAGTTACATTAGAGATCGATGAGTTGGCAGAGCTCACCGAAGTTGTAATCGAGCAAGCACAGGTTGACAAGGGTAAGGAGAAGGAAGGTGAACAACTCCCAGAACAG AGGTtggcaaagcaaaagaaagatgaTCAATACAGGAAATTCATGGAAATGCTCAGAcaaattcaattgaatattccactGATGGATGCCTTGAGGGAAATTCCAGGgaatgcaaaaatgatgaaggacctgATGTCGCGAAAATTTGACTTCCAGGACCTGTCCACTGTAACTCTGACGCAGACCTACAGCGCGGTAGTGACAAGACCTATGGCTCAAAAGGTGTCTGATCCAGGTAGTTTCACTgtcccatgtaccattgggagtTATGCTTTTGCTAAAACAATGTGTGATTTGGGAGCCAATATAAACTTGATGCCCTTGGCAATCTATAGAAAACTAGCCATTGGCAGAGCTAGACCGACCTTAATATTGTTGCAACTAGCTGATCGCACAATGAAAAGACTGACTGGAAttcttgatgatgtgcttgttcaAGTGGGGAAATTTGTATTCCCTGCAGACTTTGTCATTCTTGACTGTCAAGTGGATGAAGAGATACCAATCATTCTGGGCAGGCCGTTTCTAGCCATTGGGAGATCATTGATTGATTGTGAGATTGGGGAATTGAAAATGAGGTTGAACAATGAAGAAATCATTTTCAATGTTCAACAATCTATGAGGAGACCCAGCGAATTTGCAAATTGCTCACTAGTGGAGGCCGTAGAT GTAGAGAAACTCCTACAAGTATTACAGGAATGTAAGACTGCCATTGGTTGGACCACGACAGACATAAAATGCATCAGCCCAActttttgtatgcacaagattctcttggaagaagggcacaaaccttcTAGAGAACATCAACGAAGGCTGAACCCGAATTTGAAAGAGGTGGTGAA gttGGTATTTGAGGAACTGAAGAAGAGATTGGTGACTGCATccatcattgttgcacccaactgggagcaaccgttCGAGATCAT ATCATACTTGATTGGTTCAAAAGTTATTGTTTATACTGACCATGCAGCAATTAG AAAAGGGACAGAGAACCAAATAGCAGACCACCTCTCAAGGTTGGAAGGAGCTGAAAGGAAGGTAGAGGTTGAGTATATAACAGAGACATTCCCGGATGAACAGTTACTAGCAGTGACAATGGAGGAGACGCCATGGTATACTGATATTGAtaattatttagcaagtg ttgactatgtctcCAAATGGATTGAAGCTGTGGCTCTCCCAACCAATGATGCAAAAGGGGTAACATGTTTTTTAAAGAAACACTCATTCATACGTTTTGGCACCCCGAGAGCTATAATAAGTGATGGTGGAacccatttttgcaatagagcgtTCGCACGACTATTGGAAAAGTATGGAGTTCGTCATAAGGTGACCACCCCTTATCACCCACAGTCAAgcgggcaagttgaagtgtcaaataGGGAAATTAAAAGTGTCCTTACAGAAATAGTGAATGCAACAAGGACTGATTGGGCGAAGAAGctggatgatgcattgtgggcgtACCATACATCattcaaaactccaattggtatgtcaccgtacaaGTTGGTGTTTAGAAAGGCATGCCACCTTCCGGTAAAGCTTGAACATAAAGCACTTTGGGCATTGCTGCAGTTGAATTTGGATATAGAGACCGCAGGCACCAGTAGAGTCATTGGGTTACATGAGCTCGAGGAATTAAGGTTGCAGACATTCGAGAGTGCTAGActatacaaagaaaggatgaaacTAATGCATGATAAGCATATCTTGGACCGGAACTTCAAACCCGAAGAGCTAGTGTTGTTATACAACTCGAGATTGAGATTGTTTACGGGTAAGTTGAAGTCCCGATGGTCAGGACCCTTTAGAGTGGTGAAAATGTTCTTAAGTGGAGTTGTGGAGATTGAATCAGAAGATGGGACAAATAAGTTCACGGTGaatgggcaaaggttgaaacattaccttggaatggCCGAAGAAAAAGGGGATATAGTGGTAATAACTTTGGAAGAGCCCCAGTACGCGAATGAGGAGTGA